A region from the Bacteroidota bacterium genome encodes:
- a CDS encoding FIST C-terminal domain-containing protein, whose amino-acid sequence MKSQFFEKNLTEGLAGQLARWEADPEVQSVLILMAEKDRPSDRELNAIFKKAGKPLLGGVFPEIISDGHRKETGVLLLGLPFPVQVTVLPMNTSMGDLLGQLDGVFADTIITQKSVFIFYDSMGKQKTDLIESLYNYFGNGCTYFGGGAGSLSFTSIQCIISPAGMMSDAAVIGLADQRLSIGVAHGWEPVSDPMKVTKASGNVVHQINRKPAFEEYQSVIRTHSGQEITPEDFFNIAKSYPLGIAKLDSEMIVRDPFATDGSSISILDDILEGEYIQILHGNKQTLLAGASAASQKAGILSSASQNSRPVLCIDCISRVLYLQSDFDQELSRIGPSGQLMGALTLGEVANSGDSFLEIYNKTVVVGRF is encoded by the coding sequence ATGAAAAGCCAGTTTTTTGAGAAAAACCTGACAGAAGGCCTTGCCGGACAATTGGCTCGTTGGGAGGCTGATCCTGAAGTGCAATCGGTTCTGATTCTGATGGCAGAAAAGGACCGGCCTTCCGATCGCGAACTGAATGCCATTTTCAAAAAGGCGGGTAAACCTCTGCTCGGCGGGGTGTTTCCTGAAATTATTTCGGATGGGCACCGGAAAGAAACCGGGGTTCTGCTGCTCGGGCTGCCTTTTCCGGTTCAGGTGACTGTTTTACCCATGAATACGTCCATGGGAGATCTTCTCGGTCAACTCGATGGTGTCTTTGCCGATACCATCATCACCCAAAAGTCTGTGTTTATTTTTTATGACAGCATGGGGAAGCAGAAAACCGATCTGATCGAGTCGCTTTATAACTATTTCGGGAATGGATGCACCTATTTCGGAGGGGGCGCCGGTTCTCTGTCGTTTACTTCTATTCAGTGCATCATCAGTCCGGCCGGAATGATGAGTGATGCAGCGGTCATCGGTCTGGCAGACCAACGATTGAGCATCGGAGTGGCTCACGGATGGGAACCGGTTTCTGACCCGATGAAAGTGACCAAGGCCAGCGGGAATGTGGTCCACCAGATTAACCGGAAGCCGGCTTTCGAGGAGTATCAGTCGGTGATCAGAACGCATTCCGGACAGGAAATCACACCAGAGGATTTTTTCAACATCGCAAAGTCCTATCCGCTAGGAATTGCCAAACTGGACAGTGAAATGATTGTGAGAGATCCCTTTGCAACCGATGGTTCATCGATTTCGATTCTCGATGATATTCTCGAAGGAGAATACATTCAGATTCTGCATGGAAACAAGCAAACCTTGCTTGCCGGGGCCTCAGCAGCCAGCCAGAAAGCCGGAATTCTATCCTCTGCCAGCCAGAACTCCAGGCCGGTTTTATGCATCGATTGCATCAGCCGGGTGCTGTACCTTCAGTCGGACTTTGATCAGGAATTGTCACGAATCGGACCCTCGGGTCAGCTCATGGGCGCCCTCACGTTGGGTGAAGTGGCCAACTCGGGCGATTCATTTCTGGAAATTTACAACAAAACGGTTGTGGTTGGCAGGTTCTGA